Part of the Streptomyces sp. f51 genome is shown below.
AGCAGTGCCCTTAATTTCTACGGCACGGCACTGACAAGTGAGCGGCCCGACTCCGCATCTCACGCGTCGGTTTTGCGAGCTTTCCGAGGCCGGAGAAGAGAACGGGCGCCGCACCACGTTAGGCCCGCGGGCACCGTCAGCCAATCTGGTTATCCACAGGCCATGTGGACGACGGCCCCGATGCTGTGGAGAACTCCGCGAAACCTGTGCACGACCCGGTGGACAGCCCTGTGAACAAGCCCTCAGGCCTTCTGAAGAACAGGCTCTGACCTGGCATTTTCCCATCCACCGGCTGTGCAGAAGAAAAACTTCCCCAGCCGGATCAAGATCGCCTCGAACAGTGCGCCAGAACACACCCCGCACGCACGGAAGTAAGGGTCCTTCGCCTTTTGCATCTCTTACCTGTGGAAGATTAGATTGATGCCCATGACACAGGCTCCCGTGGCACCCAGGGCCACCCGGCACCGGCACGACCGAGAGATCGTGGCACTGGCCGTTCCGGCGTTCGGCGCGCTCGTGGCCGAGCCTCTCTTCGTGCTGGCCGACAGTGCCATCGTCGGCCATCTCGGGACCGCGCAGCTGGCCGGTCTCGGCGTCGCCTCGGCCCTCCTCATGACAGCCGTGGGAGTCTTCGTCTTCCTCGCGTACGCCACGACGGCAGCGGTCGCCCGCAGGGTCGGCGCCGGAGATCTGCGGGCCGCGATCCGCCAGGGCATGGACGGAATCTGGCTCGCGCTGCTCATCGGCGTTGCCGTGATCGCCCTCGCCCTGCCCACCGCACCCGCACTCATGGAGGTGTTCGGCGCCTCCGACGCCGCCGCCCCGTACGCGACGACGTATCTGCGGATCTCGGTGCTCGGCATCCCCGCCATGCTCGTCGTGCTGGCCGCCACGGGAATCCTCCGGGGACTCCAGGACACGAAGACTCCGCTGTACGTCGCCGTCGGGGGATTCGTCGCCAACGCGGTGCTCAACGCCACCCTCGTCTACGGCGCGGATCTCGGCATCGCCGGCTCCGCCTGGGGCACGGTCATCGCCCAGTGCGGCATGGCCGCTGTCTATCTCCACGTCGTCCTGCGCGGAGCGCGGAAGCACGGCGCCCCCCTGCGGCCGGACGCGGCCGGCATCCGAGCCTGCGCCCAGGCCGGCACCCCCCTGCTCGTCCGAACGCTGTCGCTCAGGGCGATCCTCCTGATCGCCACGGCGGTGGCCGCCCGGCTCGGGGACGCCGACATGGCCGCCCACCAGATCATCCTGTCGCTGTGGAGTCTGCTCGCCTTCGCGCTCGACGCCATCGCCATCGCGGGGCAGGCCATCATCGGGCGCTACCTCGGCGCGGACGACGCCCCTGGCGCCCGTGAGGCTTGCCGGCGCATGGTGCAGTGGGGGCTCGCCACCGGACTCGTACTCGGTCTCCTGGTCATCGCCGCTCGCCCCCTCTTCCTTCCGCTGTTCAGCGGCGACCCGGGTGTGCAGAACGCCGCGCTGCCGGCCCTGGTGATGGTGGCCGTCTCGCAGCCGATCTGCGGGATCGTCTTCGTCCTGGACGGCGTGCTGATGGGCGCGGGGGACGGTCCGTACCTGGCCTGGGCCATGCTGCTCACCCTGGCGGTGTTCGCCCCGGCAGCGCTGCTCGTTCCCGTTCTCGGCGGAGGGCTGACCGCTCTCTGGGGCGCGATGACGCTGATGATGGCGATGCGGATGCTGACCCTGTGGCTACGCTCCCGCTCGGGCCGCTGGATTGTCACCGGCGCGACCCGCTGACGTACCGCGCCCCCGCTGACGTAGGCCGAACGCTTCAGGACCGCGCACCCCACTGACGTACACGGGCCGTTTCACGGGAAACAAGGCGCCGGTTTCACGTGAAACGGCCGTCCCGTCTGGGAACACCCACGCCACGCGCCCAGGGAACTCCCGCCCTCACGCGTCCAGGACAAGCAGAAGGGCCGCACCCCGAGGGGTGCGGCCCTTCCTCTCAGCTATGCCGAGTGCTGCACTCAGGCAGCGACAACCTCGATGCTGACCTTCGCGGCAACCTCGGGGTGCAGACGCACGGACGTCTCGTGGGCGCCCAGGGTCTTGATGGGCGAGCCCAGCTCGATGCGGCGCTTGTCGACCTCGGGGCCACCGGAAGCCTTGATCGCCGAAGCGACGTCGGCCGGGGTGACGGAACCGAAGAGACGACCGGCGTCGCCGGAGCGGACGGCCAGACGGACCTTGACACCTTCGAGGCGGGCCTTGATCTCGTTGGCCTGCTCGATGGTCGCGATCTCGTGGATCTTGCGAGCACGACGAATCTGCTCGACGTCCTTCTCGCCACCCTTGGTCCAGCGGATCGCGAAGTTCCGCGGGATCAGGTAGTTGCGAGCGTAGCCGTCCTTGACGTCGACGACTTCGCCGGCGGCACCGAGGCCGGAGACCTCGTGGGTAAGGATGATCTTCATGTGTCGGTCACCCTTCCTTTATCGCGCGGTGGACGTGTAGGGCAGCAGCGCCATCTCACGGCTGTTCTTCACAGCCGTGGCGACGTCACGCTGGTGCTGCGTGCAGTTGCCGGTCACGCGGCGGGCACGGATCTTGCCGCGGTCGGAAATGAACTTCCGCAGCATGTTCGTGTCCTTGTAGTCCACGTACGTGACCTTGTCCTTGCAGAATGCGCAGACCTTCTTCTTCGGCTTGCGCACAGGCGGCTTCGCCATGGTGTATCTCCTGTGTGATCAAGAAGTGGGAGTACGGCCCACCCTCGGCCCTGAGGCCTAGAAGGGGGGCTCGTCCGAGTAGCCGCCGCCGGAGCCGCCGGAGCTTCCGCCCCAGCCGCCACCGCCACCGCCGCCGCCCTGGTTGCCACCGGCGGGAGCGCCGGTCGCCCAGGGATCGTTGGTCGGAGCGCCGCCGCCCTGCTGGGCACCGCCGGAGCCTTCGCCCCAGCCGCCGCCCTGCTGGCCGCCGCCACTGCCGCCGCCGTATCCGCCCTGACCGCCGCGGCCCGTGGTCTTGGTGACCTTGGCCGTGGCGTTCTTCAGGCTGGCGCCGACTTCCTCTACGTCCAGTTCGTAGACCGTGCGCTTGACGCCCTGGTTGTCCTCGTAGGACCGCTGCTTCAGGCGGCCCTGCACGATGACGCGCATGCCGCGCTGGAGCGACTCGGCGACGTTCTCAGCCGCCTGACGCCAGACCGAGCAGGTCAGGAACAGGCTCTCGCCGTCCTTCCACTCATTGGTCTGACGGTCGAAGGTGCGGGGGGTGGACGCGACACGGAACTTCGCGACCGCCGCACCGGAAGGGGTGAAGCGCAGCTCGGGGTCGTCGACAAGATTGCCGACGACCGTGATGACGGTCTCGCCTGCCATGGGGGAACCTCTCGGCGGGTTTGCTGCTGGCTGCTGGTACTACTCGATGCCCGAGATCAGCTGAGCTGGGAAGCTCAGTGGGTCTCGGGACGGAGGACCTTGGTCCGGAGGACCGACTCGTTCAGGTTCATCTGGCGGTCGAGCTCCTTGACGACCGCAGGCTCGGCCTGAAGGTCGATGACCGAGTAGATGCCCTCGGGCTTCTTCTTGATCTCGTACGAGAGACGACGACGGCCCCAGGTGTCGACCTTCTCCACCTTTCCGGCGCCCTCACGGACGACGGAGAGGAAGTTCTCGATCAGGGGGGCGACAGCGCGCTCCTCCAGATCGGGGTCGAGGATGACCATCACTTCGTAGTGACGCATGTGGAACCCACCTCCTTTGGACTCAGCGGCCACGGTCGTTCCGTGGCAGGAGGGTTGTGATGCGTACGCAACGGTATCGGCCGCCACTGACAACGGGCCCGCCGATCGGTGAATCGAGCGGCAATCCCTGTCGTGACCTGGCCTTGAGCCTGGGCAGACACCGGTGCAGAGGGTACAGACTACCTGCACACCCGCTTCCGGTTGAAATCCGACCGGGTTGGCCGTCAATCTGTACACATCGGGTGTGTACGGCGCTACCATGCGCCGCCTTCCGCAGGAGGTGCCTTATGGCACAGACAATGCGTCCCACCACCACCGGCTCACTCTTCGCCACGGACGGCAAGCCTCATCCGCTCCAGGACACCCTGCTCGTGGTGACCCTGGTGTGCGGAGTCCTGGCCTTCGTCACGTCGATGTTCCACAGCCTGCATCTGCTCAGCTCGTGGGCCGGTCTGGTCGGGATCCTCGCCGGTGCCTACGGCCAGTTCATCTCCGAGACGACCCGGGAACGCTTCGGACTGATCGTCGGGCTCGGTCTCTCGGGCGTCGGTTTCTACCTCGGTCTGGCCCACGGGGGCCTCTTCGGCGGCGTGATCTGAGCCTCGCGGGCGGTGTGATCTGAGTCGAACGTCCGTTTTCCCCTGACCTCGGGGCGTCCCGCACCGCGCCCC
Proteins encoded:
- a CDS encoding MATE family efflux transporter; this translates as MPMTQAPVAPRATRHRHDREIVALAVPAFGALVAEPLFVLADSAIVGHLGTAQLAGLGVASALLMTAVGVFVFLAYATTAAVARRVGAGDLRAAIRQGMDGIWLALLIGVAVIALALPTAPALMEVFGASDAAAPYATTYLRISVLGIPAMLVVLAATGILRGLQDTKTPLYVAVGGFVANAVLNATLVYGADLGIAGSAWGTVIAQCGMAAVYLHVVLRGARKHGAPLRPDAAGIRACAQAGTPLLVRTLSLRAILLIATAVAARLGDADMAAHQIILSLWSLLAFALDAIAIAGQAIIGRYLGADDAPGAREACRRMVQWGLATGLVLGLLVIAARPLFLPLFSGDPGVQNAALPALVMVAVSQPICGIVFVLDGVLMGAGDGPYLAWAMLLTLAVFAPAALLVPVLGGGLTALWGAMTLMMAMRMLTLWLRSRSGRWIVTGATR
- the rplI gene encoding 50S ribosomal protein L9, with protein sequence MKIILTHEVSGLGAAGEVVDVKDGYARNYLIPRNFAIRWTKGGEKDVEQIRRARKIHEIATIEQANEIKARLEGVKVRLAVRSGDAGRLFGSVTPADVASAIKASGGPEVDKRRIELGSPIKTLGAHETSVRLHPEVAAKVSIEVVAA
- the rpsR gene encoding 30S ribosomal protein S18 → MAKPPVRKPKKKVCAFCKDKVTYVDYKDTNMLRKFISDRGKIRARRVTGNCTQHQRDVATAVKNSREMALLPYTSTAR
- a CDS encoding single-stranded DNA-binding protein codes for the protein MAGETVITVVGNLVDDPELRFTPSGAAVAKFRVASTPRTFDRQTNEWKDGESLFLTCSVWRQAAENVAESLQRGMRVIVQGRLKQRSYEDNQGVKRTVYELDVEEVGASLKNATAKVTKTTGRGGQGGYGGGSGGGQQGGGWGEGSGGAQQGGGAPTNDPWATGAPAGGNQGGGGGGGGWGGSSGGSGGGYSDEPPF
- the rpsF gene encoding 30S ribosomal protein S6, with translation MRHYEVMVILDPDLEERAVAPLIENFLSVVREGAGKVEKVDTWGRRRLSYEIKKKPEGIYSVIDLQAEPAVVKELDRQMNLNESVLRTKVLRPETH